The Salegentibacter mishustinae genome includes a window with the following:
- a CDS encoding MATE family efflux transporter: protein MASANSQNLGRKPIGKLLVQQAAPASIGILVMSLNILIDTIFVGNWIGSTAIAAINVVLPVSFFIAALGMAIGIGGSSIISRALGGDDRKKALKTFGNQISLTLILTITLVIIGLIFVDSLIPAFGGKGDIFEPAKVYYTIVLYGVPFLALCMMGNTVIRAEGKPKFAMIAMIIPSVGNLLLDYFFINQMGLGMWGAAWATTASYLFCFAYVFWFFVSKNSELKISLPDFGLNKSILSEMGSLGFVTLSRQAVVSIIYLLMNNILFDLGGEDSVAIYAIIGRMLMFALFPVLGVTQGFLPIAGFNYGAQKYQRVKESINTAILYACGLGLLVFGGIMFFAEEIVEIFTQNPTIIAETPDAMRWVFAATPIVAIQLIGAAYFQAVGKAIPALLLTLSRQGFFFIPLILILPNYYGEIGVWISFPIADLLSTLVTAYFLNREIRLKLKPETSR, encoded by the coding sequence ATGGCCTCGGCGAATTCTCAAAATCTTGGGAGAAAACCAATAGGTAAATTACTTGTACAGCAAGCGGCACCGGCTTCCATAGGAATTCTGGTAATGTCGCTCAATATTTTAATCGATACCATTTTTGTAGGAAATTGGATTGGTTCTACCGCTATTGCAGCAATTAATGTAGTACTGCCGGTTTCATTCTTTATTGCCGCGTTGGGAATGGCTATTGGTATTGGCGGTTCGTCTATAATTAGCCGGGCACTTGGCGGTGATGACCGTAAAAAAGCTTTAAAGACCTTTGGAAACCAGATTAGTTTAACGCTAATTCTTACCATTACCTTAGTTATTATTGGGCTAATATTCGTGGATTCCCTTATTCCTGCTTTTGGGGGAAAAGGCGATATTTTTGAACCTGCAAAAGTATATTACACCATAGTACTTTACGGAGTGCCTTTCTTAGCACTTTGCATGATGGGTAATACCGTGATTAGGGCAGAAGGGAAACCCAAATTCGCGATGATTGCCATGATAATTCCGTCTGTAGGGAATTTACTTCTGGACTATTTCTTCATCAATCAAATGGGGCTTGGCATGTGGGGTGCAGCCTGGGCTACTACGGCTTCTTATCTTTTTTGTTTTGCCTATGTTTTCTGGTTTTTCGTCTCTAAAAATTCGGAGCTTAAAATCAGTTTACCAGATTTCGGACTTAATAAATCTATACTTTCTGAAATGGGTTCCCTTGGTTTTGTCACTTTATCGCGGCAAGCAGTAGTTAGTATTATTTATTTACTGATGAATAATATTTTATTTGATCTCGGCGGCGAAGATTCAGTAGCGATATATGCGATTATAGGTAGAATGTTAATGTTCGCCCTTTTTCCTGTTCTTGGAGTTACACAGGGTTTTTTGCCTATTGCCGGGTTTAATTATGGCGCTCAAAAATACCAACGAGTTAAAGAAAGTATTAATACTGCTATTTTATATGCCTGCGGATTGGGTTTATTAGTTTTTGGTGGGATTATGTTTTTTGCTGAAGAGATTGTTGAAATCTTTACTCAAAATCCAACGATTATTGCCGAAACTCCAGATGCCATGCGTTGGGTTTTTGCGGCTACTCCTATTGTTGCCATTCAACTAATTGGTGCAGCGTATTTTCAAGCGGTAGGAAAAGCAATTCCGGCATTATTGCTTACGCTGTCCCGGCAGGGATTCTTTTTTATTCCGTTAATTTTAATTTTACCGAATTACTACGGAGAAATTGGAGTTTGGATCTCTTTCCCCATCGCCGATTTACTTTCTACTCTTGTCACAGCCTATTTTCTAAATAGGGAAATCAGGCTAAAACTGAAGCCCGAAACCTCCCGATAA
- a CDS encoding addiction module protein, with product MDANALKIELIQKIIACDEKDLLIKIEGLLKNVKPEASEPKESYEVEGRNSQLSNEQLEEIERRWKAYKSGEEKAIPWEDARKEIEREYGF from the coding sequence ATGGATGCAAATGCTTTAAAAATAGAATTGATACAAAAGATCATTGCCTGTGATGAAAAAGATTTGCTTATAAAAATTGAAGGTTTGTTGAAAAATGTAAAACCTGAAGCCAGTGAGCCTAAAGAAAGCTATGAAGTAGAAGGCCGAAACAGTCAACTTTCTAATGAACAACTTGAAGAAATAGAAAGGCGTTGGAAAGCTTACAAAAGTGGCGAGGAGAAGGCAATTCCCTGGGAAGATGCCAGGAAAGAAATTGAAAGAGAATATGGGTTTTAG
- a CDS encoding type II toxin-antitoxin system RelE/ParE family toxin, with protein sequence MPGKKLKENMGFSLKINSSAQLDLKSAIDWYESKQFGLGKRFLNDFENTLIQIQSNPYIFQLENNSRNALLDIFPYLVIFEIDYQEIIILAIFNTHQNPTKKP encoded by the coding sequence ATGCCAGGAAAGAAATTGAAAGAGAATATGGGTTTTAGCCTTAAGATAAACTCTTCGGCTCAACTTGATTTGAAAAGTGCGATCGATTGGTATGAATCTAAACAATTCGGTTTAGGCAAGCGATTTTTAAATGATTTTGAAAACACATTAATCCAAATTCAATCTAATCCATATATTTTTCAGCTGGAAAATAATTCTAGAAATGCCCTTTTAGATATTTTTCCTTACCTAGTGATTTTTGAAATAGACTATCAAGAAATAATAATCCTAGCGATTTTTAATACCCATCAAAATCCAACCAAAAAACCATAA
- a CDS encoding CopD family protein, translated as MEYYQYIKALHLIFVITWFAGLFYIPRLFIYHIEATQKPEPEKSILANQLKLMTKRLWFIITWPSAILASLFAFLLLHLAPGWLSQDWMLVKLGFVVLLYAYHIKSHFIFKELQDDIVKWTSNQMRLWNEGSTLILFSVIFLVIVRDALNWIYGVLGIFLLAAMLMLGIKMYKRIRTKNPDA; from the coding sequence ATAGAATATTACCAGTATATAAAAGCTTTACATCTTATTTTCGTGATCACCTGGTTCGCCGGGCTTTTTTATATCCCGCGCTTATTTATTTATCATATTGAAGCCACGCAAAAACCTGAACCTGAAAAGAGCATTCTAGCTAACCAATTAAAACTAATGACCAAAAGGCTTTGGTTTATCATCACCTGGCCTTCGGCTATTTTAGCGAGTTTATTTGCTTTTTTATTATTGCATTTGGCCCCGGGTTGGCTTTCACAAGATTGGATGTTGGTAAAACTGGGATTTGTGGTCTTACTCTATGCTTATCACATAAAATCTCATTTCATTTTTAAAGAACTTCAAGACGATATTGTAAAATGGACCTCCAACCAAATGCGCCTTTGGAATGAAGGCTCTACCTTAATCCTTTTCTCCGTAATATTCTTAGTAATAGTTAGGGATGCTTTAAACTGGATCTACGGAGTTTTGGGAATCTTTTTGCTAGCCGCAATGTTAATGTTGGGTATTAAAATGTATAAGCGAATTAGAACTAAAAACCCCGATGCTTAA
- a CDS encoding sensor histidine kinase: MKLSKLSLSTRIFISMILLVLGASILIVGITVYQYKQEAENYHRERLERKEQAITENIKFILASTTFLVNTENMDIILRERDKIHEVAQVHEMQINVYDLQGKLLIKSDQSFFRDTTDNQLDRHILQKLELSENKRYIEKNEINGQKFQSSYTYITDGKFKPLAILYLPYVQDDTVLNRDLNNFLLRMGEVYLFMLVLAIILSYFLSKYITKSLKIISDKITETRLDKRNQKIDITNASEEIYTLVAAYNSMIDELEESAVKLAASEREQAWREMAKQVAHEIKNPLTPMRLSVQSFERNFDKNDPEIQDKVAEYSTTLINQIDTMSSIAEAFSNFAKMPAQQSEMLNVPKIVKLALDIFNENYIQFSSEKEEILAKFDRTQLIRVITNLVKNAIQAMEGQENPRIMVSIHEEEENVCVIISDNGTGISEENLEKVFEPKFTTKSSGMGLGLAMVKNIVETYNGSITFTSKQGKGTTFRVRFPK, translated from the coding sequence ATGAAGCTTTCAAAACTTTCTTTAAGTACCCGCATTTTTATCTCCATGATCTTATTGGTGCTGGGAGCTTCTATTTTAATTGTGGGAATCACTGTTTACCAATATAAACAGGAAGCCGAGAATTATCACCGTGAACGCCTGGAGAGAAAAGAGCAGGCTATTACCGAAAATATTAAATTCATATTGGCCAGTACCACCTTCCTGGTCAATACGGAGAATATGGATATTATCTTAAGGGAGCGAGATAAAATTCACGAAGTGGCCCAGGTTCACGAGATGCAGATAAATGTTTATGATCTGCAAGGTAAACTTTTAATAAAATCAGATCAATCATTTTTTAGAGATACCACAGATAATCAGTTAGACCGCCACATTTTGCAAAAATTAGAATTATCTGAAAACAAGAGATATATAGAAAAGAATGAAATTAATGGGCAAAAGTTTCAGTCTTCTTATACTTATATTACAGATGGGAAATTTAAGCCACTTGCCATTCTATACCTTCCTTATGTTCAGGATGATACTGTGCTAAACCGAGACCTTAATAATTTCCTTTTAAGAATGGGAGAAGTGTATTTGTTTATGCTGGTTCTTGCTATAATCCTGTCTTATTTTCTTTCAAAATATATCACCAAATCCTTAAAGATCATTTCAGATAAGATCACTGAAACCAGGCTGGATAAACGTAATCAAAAAATAGACATCACCAACGCTTCCGAAGAGATCTACACGCTCGTAGCCGCTTATAATAGTATGATAGATGAGTTGGAAGAAAGTGCGGTTAAACTAGCTGCAAGTGAGCGGGAGCAGGCCTGGAGAGAGATGGCTAAACAGGTGGCACACGAAATTAAAAACCCGTTAACCCCAATGCGTTTAAGTGTACAAAGTTTTGAACGCAATTTTGATAAGAACGATCCCGAAATTCAAGATAAAGTAGCCGAGTATTCTACTACGCTCATCAACCAAATAGATACCATGAGCTCTATTGCAGAGGCTTTTTCAAATTTCGCAAAAATGCCAGCTCAACAAAGTGAGATGCTAAATGTGCCAAAAATAGTAAAGCTGGCGCTGGATATTTTTAATGAAAATTATATTCAATTTAGCAGTGAAAAAGAAGAGATTCTGGCCAAATTTGACCGTACCCAACTTATTAGGGTAATTACCAATTTGGTGAAAAACGCAATACAGGCAATGGAAGGTCAGGAAAATCCGCGAATAATGGTGAGTATTCACGAAGAGGAAGAAAATGTTTGCGTGATCATTTCAGATAATGGGACGGGGATTTCCGAAGAAAATTTAGAGAAGGTATTTGAACCTAAATTTACTACCAAAAGCAGCGGAATGGGACTTGGGCTGGCTATGGTAAAGAATATTGTGGAAACCTATAATGGAAGTATTACCTTTACCTCTAAGCAAGGAAAGGGGACTACTTTTAGAGTACGTTTTCCGAAGTAA
- a CDS encoding enoyl-CoA hydratase/isomerase family protein encodes MEFENILTENNDGILQIIINRPKKLNALNRDTIQELHDAFLDAKDDEEVKVVILTGTGEKAFVAGADISEFSDFSAEEGRELAADGQAKLFDFVANFPKPVIAAVNGFALGGGLELAMAAHFRVASDNAKMGLPETSLGLIPGYGGTQRLPQLVGKGRAMEMIMTAGMIDANQALQYNLVNHVCEPEELIEFTEKIAKKIMKNSLVAMSAAIRAVNANYEDGVNGFEVEISEFGSSFGTEDFKEGTSAFLNKRKADFPGK; translated from the coding sequence ATGGAATTCGAAAATATTTTAACCGAAAATAACGACGGAATTTTACAGATTATCATTAACCGTCCAAAGAAATTAAACGCACTAAACCGGGATACTATCCAGGAACTCCACGATGCTTTTTTAGATGCAAAGGACGATGAAGAAGTAAAAGTGGTGATCTTAACAGGAACCGGTGAAAAGGCTTTTGTTGCCGGTGCAGATATTAGTGAATTTTCCGATTTTTCTGCAGAAGAAGGCCGGGAGCTTGCAGCCGATGGCCAGGCGAAGTTATTCGATTTTGTAGCCAACTTTCCTAAGCCGGTGATTGCGGCGGTAAATGGATTTGCGCTAGGCGGCGGACTTGAATTGGCTATGGCTGCTCATTTTAGAGTAGCAAGCGATAATGCAAAAATGGGACTTCCCGAAACTTCACTTGGGTTAATTCCCGGATATGGTGGTACACAACGACTTCCGCAACTTGTTGGTAAAGGTCGCGCTATGGAGATGATCATGACCGCAGGTATGATAGATGCTAACCAGGCGCTTCAATATAACCTGGTAAATCACGTTTGTGAGCCTGAAGAATTAATAGAATTTACAGAAAAAATTGCTAAGAAGATTATGAAAAACTCTCTAGTAGCAATGAGTGCTGCAATTAGGGCGGTTAATGCAAATTACGAAGATGGTGTAAATGGTTTTGAAGTGGAAATTAGCGAATTTGGAAGTTCTTTTGGAACCGAAGATTTTAAAGAAGGAACTTCAGCTTTTTTAAATAAACGCAAAGCAGATTTTCCAGGGAAATAA
- a CDS encoding PA0069 family radical SAM protein — MSNNNEFIYGRGAQLNVSNRFDAHNHEFRDDFLNHCATEGDEVQNSKTVLIDTFSKSIVNKVTSPDVGMGFSLNPYQGCEHGCIYCYARNSHEYWGFSAGLDFEQKILVKRNAVQLLEKKISGKKWEAAPIVLSGNTDCYQPIEKKLKITRQLLETFLKYKHPVGIITKNALVQRDMDVLRELAADNLVHVNLSVTSLEEKTRRILEPRTASIKKRLETIEKLSRANIPVSVMMAPIIPAINSHEIMPLVKEVSERGALGVGYTIVRLNGSIGAIFTDWIRKTMPDRADKVLNQIESVHGGSLNDSRFGTRMKGEGEFADQVKQQFKIARAKYLKGRERPLLNCDLHEKFKDGQMKLF; from the coding sequence ATGTCCAATAATAACGAATTTATCTACGGAAGAGGTGCGCAATTAAATGTTTCTAACCGATTTGATGCGCACAATCACGAGTTTAGGGATGATTTTCTAAATCATTGCGCTACTGAAGGCGATGAAGTGCAAAACTCCAAAACCGTTTTAATAGATACTTTTTCTAAAAGTATTGTGAATAAAGTGACCAGCCCAGATGTGGGCATGGGTTTTTCTTTAAACCCTTATCAAGGTTGCGAACACGGTTGTATTTATTGCTATGCCAGGAATTCTCACGAATACTGGGGCTTTAGTGCCGGGCTTGATTTTGAACAGAAAATTCTTGTAAAAAGAAATGCGGTCCAATTGCTCGAAAAGAAGATTAGCGGTAAAAAATGGGAAGCTGCACCCATAGTGCTTTCCGGAAATACCGATTGTTACCAGCCTATTGAGAAGAAATTGAAAATTACCCGTCAACTACTGGAAACTTTTCTAAAGTACAAACATCCGGTGGGTATTATTACCAAGAATGCTTTGGTGCAAAGGGATATGGATGTTTTACGCGAGCTGGCAGCAGATAATTTAGTACACGTAAACCTCTCGGTTACTTCACTGGAAGAAAAAACCCGTAGGATTCTGGAGCCCAGAACCGCAAGTATTAAAAAACGCCTTGAAACCATAGAAAAACTTTCCAGAGCGAATATTCCCGTTAGTGTTATGATGGCGCCTATAATTCCCGCCATCAATTCTCACGAAATCATGCCTTTGGTGAAAGAGGTTTCTGAAAGGGGCGCACTGGGTGTAGGTTATACCATTGTGCGTTTAAATGGTTCGATCGGTGCAATTTTCACCGATTGGATTAGAAAAACAATGCCAGATAGGGCCGATAAAGTTTTGAATCAAATTGAAAGTGTACACGGTGGGAGTCTCAATGATAGTCGCTTTGGGACAAGAATGAAAGGAGAAGGCGAGTTTGCCGATCAGGTAAAGCAGCAGTTTAAAATAGCGCGAGCTAAATATTTAAAAGGAAGAGAAAGACCATTGCTAAACTGCGATCTACATGAAAAATTTAAAGACGGGCAAATGAAACTGTTTTGA
- a CDS encoding Fpg/Nei family DNA glycosylase, whose product MPELPEVAYQKKYADATILHKKIVKVETGDKKIYQSDKSEFVETLKDNQFTGSERLGKYLFLNLEKNGVLVVHFGMTGKLEYYQHEEMPKYAQLTLTFEDHSRVSFTCPRKFGKLYLAKNLAEFQKANDLGVDALALTKKQFFEILDGKTGTIKGLLMNQKLIAGIGNLYADEVLFQSKVHPTSKVDKLSEKEKQEVFKEIEEVLEVVKEARVEGKKLPKSYLTKARKKDAECPRENGKIEQIKVSGRTTYFCPTCQQEKS is encoded by the coding sequence ATGCCAGAATTACCAGAAGTTGCTTACCAAAAAAAATACGCTGATGCTACTATTTTACATAAGAAGATCGTTAAAGTAGAAACCGGGGATAAAAAGATCTACCAGTCAGATAAAAGTGAATTTGTAGAAACCCTAAAAGACAATCAATTTACCGGAAGCGAACGCCTGGGGAAATACTTATTTCTAAATTTAGAAAAGAATGGCGTTTTGGTAGTGCATTTTGGAATGACGGGAAAACTGGAATACTATCAACATGAGGAGATGCCCAAATATGCGCAACTCACACTTACTTTCGAAGATCATTCCAGGGTTTCCTTTACCTGCCCGCGTAAATTCGGGAAACTTTATTTAGCTAAAAATTTAGCTGAGTTTCAGAAAGCGAACGATCTGGGAGTTGATGCACTTGCCCTTACAAAAAAACAGTTTTTCGAAATTTTAGATGGTAAAACCGGAACGATCAAAGGCTTGCTTATGAATCAAAAACTAATCGCTGGAATTGGAAATTTGTATGCCGATGAGGTGCTTTTTCAATCTAAAGTTCATCCAACAAGCAAAGTTGATAAACTTTCGGAAAAAGAGAAGCAGGAGGTTTTTAAAGAGATCGAAGAAGTATTGGAAGTGGTAAAAGAAGCCAGGGTAGAAGGGAAGAAACTCCCGAAGTCTTATCTAACTAAGGCGCGCAAAAAAGACGCAGAATGCCCCAGGGAGAACGGTAAAATTGAACAAATTAAAGTTTCTGGGAGAACTACTTATTTTTGTCCTACCTGTCAACAGGAAAAATCTTAG
- a CDS encoding HD domain-containing protein, which produces MNRPQILKNTEAFVKETLKNAEGGHDWFHIQRVWNNAKLIAKSEDADLFIVELGALLHDIADSKFHNGDESVGPKVASTFLQKEQVDPEVIDHVVKIIENVSFKGGNIQQEFNSIELEIVQDADRLDALGAIGIARTFNYGGFKARALYDPEIKPELNMSKEEYKASTAPTINHFYEKLLLLKDRMNTKTGKEIAQKRHEFMELYLEQFYAEWNGKV; this is translated from the coding sequence ATGAACAGACCCCAAATATTAAAAAACACCGAAGCCTTCGTAAAAGAAACCCTTAAAAATGCTGAAGGTGGTCACGACTGGTTTCATATTCAGCGGGTTTGGAATAATGCTAAACTGATCGCAAAAAGTGAAGATGCTGATCTTTTTATCGTGGAATTAGGAGCTTTGCTGCACGATATCGCAGATTCTAAATTTCATAATGGGGATGAAAGTGTTGGACCCAAAGTGGCATCAACATTTCTTCAGAAAGAACAGGTTGATCCTGAAGTTATAGATCACGTGGTAAAAATCATCGAAAATGTATCTTTTAAAGGCGGAAATATTCAGCAGGAATTTAATTCTATAGAATTGGAGATTGTTCAGGATGCCGACAGGTTAGATGCGTTGGGTGCGATAGGAATTGCCCGAACCTTTAATTATGGCGGCTTTAAAGCCCGCGCTCTTTACGATCCAGAAATTAAGCCAGAACTGAATATGAGCAAAGAAGAATACAAAGCTTCTACTGCACCCACCATCAATCATTTTTATGAAAAATTGCTTTTACTAAAAGACCGAATGAACACTAAAACAGGAAAGGAGATCGCACAAAAGCGCCATGAATTTATGGAACTTTACCTGGAGCAATTTTATGCGGAGTGGAACGGAAAAGTTTAA
- a CDS encoding lysophospholipid acyltransferase family protein: MKKILSYPLTVLFYFFFFLNLLVFHPIQWLCLNLGGYQAHKKSVDIFNFFLMRCLNVLGTRFTFENPQDIPIEKPCIFISNHQGMYDIPPIIWYLRKHHPKFVSKKELGKGIPSISFNLRHGGSVLIDRKNKRESLTKMAKFAKYLNETNRSAVIFPEGTRSRDGAPKRFAVSGMQLLFKQMPEALIVPITINNSWKLFKHGNFPMEPGVHIKVKVHEPIPVASGDPESLAAKVERTIIADIK; the protein is encoded by the coding sequence ATGAAAAAAATACTTTCATACCCCTTAACGGTTTTATTCTATTTTTTCTTTTTTTTAAATCTGCTGGTTTTTCATCCAATCCAGTGGCTGTGCTTAAACCTTGGCGGATACCAGGCTCATAAAAAAAGTGTAGATATTTTTAATTTCTTTTTAATGCGTTGCCTAAATGTATTAGGAACACGATTTACCTTTGAAAATCCCCAGGATATCCCTATCGAGAAGCCCTGCATATTTATATCAAACCACCAGGGAATGTATGATATTCCTCCAATAATCTGGTATTTGCGGAAGCACCATCCAAAATTTGTAAGTAAAAAGGAATTGGGAAAAGGAATTCCCAGTATTTCTTTTAATTTACGCCATGGAGGTTCGGTTTTAATAGACCGAAAGAATAAGCGGGAATCGCTTACTAAAATGGCTAAATTCGCAAAGTATCTTAATGAAACTAATCGTTCTGCGGTGATTTTTCCTGAAGGAACCCGCAGCCGGGATGGAGCTCCAAAAAGATTTGCAGTTAGTGGAATGCAACTACTTTTTAAACAAATGCCCGAAGCTTTAATAGTTCCCATTACCATAAATAATTCATGGAAACTTTTTAAACATGGTAATTTCCCGATGGAACCCGGCGTTCATATAAAAGTGAAAGTTCACGAGCCTATTCCTGTAGCATCGGGCGATCCTGAAAGTTTAGCGGCAAAAGTTGAAAGAACAATTATTGCAGATATAAAATAA
- a CDS encoding BrxA/BrxB family bacilliredoxin: MYPADLVKPMREDLTSIGFEELHTVEDVENAMKKEGTTLVVVNSVCGCAAANARPGARISLQNAKKPDNLVTVFAGVDKEATDKARSLMVPFPPSSPSMALFKDGELVHMLERHHIEGRPAEMIAENLTGAYNEFC, from the coding sequence ATGTATCCAGCAGATTTAGTAAAACCTATGCGTGAAGACCTTACCAGCATTGGTTTTGAAGAATTACACACTGTAGAAGATGTAGAGAACGCAATGAAGAAAGAAGGAACTACCCTGGTAGTTGTAAATTCGGTTTGTGGATGTGCTGCCGCTAATGCAAGACCAGGCGCCAGAATCTCTTTACAGAATGCAAAGAAACCAGATAATTTAGTAACTGTTTTCGCAGGGGTTGACAAAGAAGCTACAGACAAAGCTCGTAGCTTAATGGTACCTTTCCCTCCATCTTCGCCTTCTATGGCACTTTTTAAAGATGGTGAATTAGTACATATGCTAGAGCGTCACCACATTGAAGGCCGCCCGGCTGAAATGATTGCTGAGAACCTTACCGGAGCTTATAACGAGTTCTGTTAA
- a CDS encoding TerB family tellurite resistance protein: protein MFKWIAAVLGYMYFRFPGAILGFIIGTLIDNWTRGSGGAFKQMFGQQEEQKVSPGDFELNLLSLCSLVIKADGQVSQSEMDYVRSYFVQAYGKERANATFRTFNELIKNREISASRISQYLAARTKYPARLQIIHFLFGIAQADGRVSEAEARVIQEIAGYLRIGRMDFESLKAMFFKSADNAYKILEIEKSATDAEVKKAYRNMVKKYHPDKLGHMDEAYRKGAREKFNKVQEAYDQIQKERGL, encoded by the coding sequence ATGTTTAAATGGATTGCCGCAGTACTTGGCTATATGTATTTCCGGTTTCCGGGAGCGATTTTAGGTTTTATAATAGGAACGCTTATAGATAACTGGACGCGCGGAAGTGGCGGTGCATTTAAACAAATGTTTGGGCAGCAGGAAGAGCAAAAAGTTTCTCCAGGCGATTTTGAACTTAACCTACTTTCTTTATGTTCCCTTGTAATTAAAGCCGATGGCCAGGTTTCTCAGTCTGAAATGGACTATGTACGCTCCTATTTTGTTCAGGCTTACGGGAAAGAACGCGCCAATGCAACATTTAGAACCTTTAATGAACTAATTAAAAATCGTGAAATTTCGGCATCAAGAATTTCACAATATTTGGCTGCCAGAACAAAGTATCCTGCGCGTTTGCAAATTATTCACTTTCTCTTCGGAATAGCGCAAGCCGATGGCCGCGTTAGTGAAGCTGAGGCTCGCGTGATCCAGGAAATTGCCGGCTATCTTAGAATTGGCCGAATGGATTTTGAAAGCCTAAAAGCCATGTTCTTTAAATCGGCCGATAATGCTTATAAAATCCTTGAAATTGAAAAATCGGCTACTGATGCTGAGGTTAAAAAAGCATACAGAAATATGGTTAAAAAATATCATCCCGATAAATTAGGCCATATGGATGAAGCTTATAGAAAAGGAGCTCGCGAAAAATTCAATAAAGTCCAAGAAGCCTACGACCAAATTCAGAAGGAACGCGGACTTTAG